From the genome of Terriglobales bacterium:
GAAAGATGAATATCACTCGTTTGAAGAAATTATCGGTAACTATGGGCATCGCCCTGGCGCTTTGCCTGGGGCCATCCGCAAAAGCTGCTGCCAGACCGCTGGGCCAACAGTCGCATCAAGGTGGGCAGGAGCAGGGAGAGGGGAATCAGTCCCAGGGCCCGGAGCAACACCAATCGGGTGATCAGGGCCAGGTAGGCGAGCAAGACCAGAGAAACCAGGAAGGGGAAGGACAAGTAGGAGAGCGTGACGAAAGGAACCAAAACGAGGCCAAAGGCGCGCAGGAAGGCCGTGATGAACAGGAGCAGGCCAACCACGACGATCGCACCGAAGATGCACGTGCGGATGCCGCTTCGCCCCAGAATTTCTAGTCGCTCCGACCATGCGGGGACGAGTGAATAAGCTTTGCTCGTTCCCTTTCTTTTTCTGGCAGCATCCCTCTCCTTAATACCCAAATTAGCTCGTGCGCATTCGATTTCCTGGCTACGCCTGACCATTTGGAAATAACCTTTTGGGTACGACGATGAAAGTTCCCGAGCCCAAGCTGTTGGCCGCCACTGCCATTCTTGCTGTCTTGATTTTCGTGGCTATGGCCATATCGCCGTATATTGTGCCAAGAGAGCCGGCGCCACCGCTGCACGCCGCCAAGCTGACCATCGCTCCGCGCCAGAGTAAGGGCGCGGACCTTTTCCAATCCTATCCCGAGACATTTGCCGCCCAGATCGCGGTGTTGATCACACCTGGAGAAGACACCGCCCTGACCCCGGTTCGCGTCCTCAAAGCCATGGGCATTCCATTTTTTCTTACTCGTGACTTGCACCGCGCCTTGGCCCACAAGCTTGTCTTGATTTATCCATCTATTGATTTTCGAAGCTTCCGCCCGGATGAGGCACAGCTCATACAGCGATTCGTAGAAGACGGGGGAAATATCTTTGCTCAGAATGTCTTTTGGGGAGGCCTGAAGTCAGTGTTTGGTTTTACTGCGTGTGTTCCTCTCCGGACCCGGCATCGCATGGTACTCGCCGATGTTGATGACCCGGTTCTGCGCTATCTCGACCGGCCCGAGGAGAAAGAAGTTCAATTGGGCTCAACGGCAATCCCGGAGGTCATCTGGACCAATGGATATTCTCCAGATACCTCCGCCGTGGCTGTCGCACGTTTCGACGATGGTTCCGCTGCCATTATCAGCAAGCAGCTTGGGAAGGGGAGAGCTTATCTTATCGGGGTCGCTCTCAATGACGTCGTGCTACGAGATCAGCAGAATCGTGACTATGAAGCCCAGCGCATTTACGTAAACGGATTTGAGCCCGGAGCCGATGTGTGGCTGCTGATTCTTCGTGCGTGGTATGAGCAATATTCTGAAGGCGGGATTCGAGTCGCCACCATTCCGGATGGCAAACGGTCAGTCCTCATGCTCTCGCACGATGTGGACTGGGAGTATTCCTTTCGCCCCGCTCTTGATATTGCGAGAGCAGAGCAAAAACGAGGCCTAAAGAGCACCTTCTTTGTGCAAACCAAGTATTTGGATGATTACAACAGCCATGCGTTCTTTATTGCCCCTAACCTCGATCTACTCCGGCAGTTGAAGTCGGAAGGCGACGAGATCGGGAGCCATACGGTAATTCACTCGCGGGGTTTCAATCATGTCAAGCTGGGTTGGGCAAATGTCAGTTACAGCAATTACCGTCCCCATGCGACCGGCTTCGACTCCTTTATCGGAGCCACCGCTCTTGGGGAAACTTGTGTCAGCAAAAGCCTGCTGGATGGCGAGCTGAACCAGCAGACCGCCTTCTTTCGTGCCGGTCACCTGCGCGTCCCCGCTGCTTTGCCGGAGGCGCTGCAGCGATGCGGCTATCAGTTTGATTCATCTTTCACTGCCGACGACGTGCTCACCAACTTCCCTTACCGACTCAACCTTGATCTGGGAATGATGCAGGAAACTCAGGTATACGAATTCCCCGTGACCATCGAGGACGAAGAGTCCGCACTTACATCCCGAATGGATCGTGTCCTCGACCTCATCAACGCAAACGCCGATAACAACGCCCCCAGCGTGCTCCTTGTCCACAGCAACAATGCCGAGGATAAGCTCACGGGGGAGGAAGAAATTCTCGACCGCTTACCTACCGATATCTCGGCTTTGAGCATGTCAGCATTCGCCCGCTTTTGGAAAGCGCGTGACGAGCTGCACTGGAAAGTGCGTCCGTCAGGCCCGCACTCATTCGAGATCGAAGCCATTTCAGGCAGTAATATTGACGGCCTGACCTTTTCGTTTAATCAGACAGTTGAAAGGGCGTTTCCTGGGAGTGAGGTTTCCGCCCTTGGAAAGAGCGTTGTCTTGCAACATCTCCGCGCGAACGTACCGTTTCACTTCGGAGTGGTCTTAATGCCTGCGACAAAGCACTAGTGTTAGCTGTACCTGAAGCGAACCACGTTTCCAGGCGCTCCTACGCCCGCGCCGGGTCTATCTTCTCGGTATCTACACCCAACTCTTGGAAGGCTTTCTTTGCTCGCTTCGGATCGAACTTGCACTCGCGTGAGAGGCGCGACAGCGCCGCGCCGGCGATTGCTTCCGCGTTTACCTCAAAGTGCCGTCTGAGATGCTCACGATTGTCGCTTCGTCCGAAACCA
Proteins encoded in this window:
- a CDS encoding polysaccharide deacetylase family protein; its protein translation is MKVPEPKLLAATAILAVLIFVAMAISPYIVPREPAPPLHAAKLTIAPRQSKGADLFQSYPETFAAQIAVLITPGEDTALTPVRVLKAMGIPFFLTRDLHRALAHKLVLIYPSIDFRSFRPDEAQLIQRFVEDGGNIFAQNVFWGGLKSVFGFTACVPLRTRHRMVLADVDDPVLRYLDRPEEKEVQLGSTAIPEVIWTNGYSPDTSAVAVARFDDGSAAIISKQLGKGRAYLIGVALNDVVLRDQQNRDYEAQRIYVNGFEPGADVWLLILRAWYEQYSEGGIRVATIPDGKRSVLMLSHDVDWEYSFRPALDIARAEQKRGLKSTFFVQTKYLDDYNSHAFFIAPNLDLLRQLKSEGDEIGSHTVIHSRGFNHVKLGWANVSYSNYRPHATGFDSFIGATALGETCVSKSLLDGELNQQTAFFRAGHLRVPAALPEALQRCGYQFDSSFTADDVLTNFPYRLNLDLGMMQETQVYEFPVTIEDEESALTSRMDRVLDLINANADNNAPSVLLVHSNNAEDKLTGEEEILDRLPTDISALSMSAFARFWKARDELHWKVRPSGPHSFEIEAISGSNIDGLTFSFNQTVERAFPGSEVSALGKSVVLQHLRANVPFHFGVVLMPATKH